In one Dermochelys coriacea isolate rDerCor1 chromosome 20, rDerCor1.pri.v4, whole genome shotgun sequence genomic region, the following are encoded:
- the CDK4 gene encoding cyclin-dependent kinase 4 isoform X1, whose product MASRRGARMAKEMRAQYEPVAEIGVGAYGTVYKARDLQSGKFVALKNVRVQTNENGLPLSTVREVALLKRLEHFDHPNVVRLMDVCATTRTERETKVTLVFEHVDQDLKTYLDKAPAPGLPVEKIKDLMRQFLSGLDFLHSNCIVHRDLKPENILVTSGGQVKLADFGLARIYSCQMALTPVVVTLWYRAPEVLLQSTYATPVDMWSVGCIFAEMFRRKPLFCGNSEADQLGKIFDMIGLPAEDDWPLDVALPHCAFTARSPQPVEMFVPEMEKLGAQLLLEMLTFNPYQRISAFNALHHLYLQDKSLVEG is encoded by the exons ATGGCCAG CCGGCGCGGTGCCAGGATGGCGAAGGAGATGCGGGCGCAGTACGAGCCGGTGGCGGAGATCGGCGTCGGCGCCTACGGCACCGTCTACAAGGCCCGGGACCTGCAGAGCGGCAAGTTCGTGGCCCTCAAGAACGTGCGCGTCCAGACCAACGAGAACGGGCTGCCGCTCTCCACCGTGCGCGAAGTGGCCCTGCTCAAGCGCTTGGAGCATTTCGACCACCCCAACGTCGTCcg GTTGATGGACGTCTGCGCCACCACCCGGACGGAGCGCGAGACCAAGGTGACCCTGGTGTTTGAGCACGTGGATCAGGACCTGAAGACGTATCTGGACAAGGCGCCGGCCCCAGGCTTGCCAGTGGAGAAGATAAAG GACCTGATGCGCCAGTTCCTGAGCGGCCTGGACTTCCTGCACTCGAATTGCATCGTGCACCGCGACCTGAAGCCGGAGAACATCCTGGTGACCAGCGGTGGGCAAGTGAAGCTGGCGGACTTCGGCCTGGCCCGGATCTACAGCTGCCAGATGGCCCTGACCCCTGTG GTGGTTACCTTGTGGTACCGTGCCCCGGAAGTGCTGCTCCAGTCGACCTACGCCACCCCGGTGGACATGTGGAGCGTCGGCTGCATCTTTGCCGAGATGTTCCGGCgaaa GCCCCTCTTCTGTGGCAACTCAGAAGCCGACCAGCTGGGCAAGATTTTTGA CATGATCGGGCTCCCGGCAGAGGACGACTGGCCCCTGGATGTGGCCCTGCCACACTGCGCCTTCACGGCACGCTCCCCACAGCCTGTGGAGATGTTTGTGCCAGAGATGGAGAAGCTGGGAGCGCAGCTTCTCTTG GAGATGCTGACCTTTAACCCCTACCAGCGGATCTCGGCCTTCAACGCACTGCATCACCTTTACCTCCAGGACAAGAGCCTGGTGGAGGGGTAa
- the CDK4 gene encoding cyclin-dependent kinase 4 isoform X2 produces the protein MAKEMRAQYEPVAEIGVGAYGTVYKARDLQSGKFVALKNVRVQTNENGLPLSTVREVALLKRLEHFDHPNVVRLMDVCATTRTERETKVTLVFEHVDQDLKTYLDKAPAPGLPVEKIKDLMRQFLSGLDFLHSNCIVHRDLKPENILVTSGGQVKLADFGLARIYSCQMALTPVVVTLWYRAPEVLLQSTYATPVDMWSVGCIFAEMFRRKPLFCGNSEADQLGKIFDMIGLPAEDDWPLDVALPHCAFTARSPQPVEMFVPEMEKLGAQLLLEMLTFNPYQRISAFNALHHLYLQDKSLVEG, from the exons ATGGCGAAGGAGATGCGGGCGCAGTACGAGCCGGTGGCGGAGATCGGCGTCGGCGCCTACGGCACCGTCTACAAGGCCCGGGACCTGCAGAGCGGCAAGTTCGTGGCCCTCAAGAACGTGCGCGTCCAGACCAACGAGAACGGGCTGCCGCTCTCCACCGTGCGCGAAGTGGCCCTGCTCAAGCGCTTGGAGCATTTCGACCACCCCAACGTCGTCcg GTTGATGGACGTCTGCGCCACCACCCGGACGGAGCGCGAGACCAAGGTGACCCTGGTGTTTGAGCACGTGGATCAGGACCTGAAGACGTATCTGGACAAGGCGCCGGCCCCAGGCTTGCCAGTGGAGAAGATAAAG GACCTGATGCGCCAGTTCCTGAGCGGCCTGGACTTCCTGCACTCGAATTGCATCGTGCACCGCGACCTGAAGCCGGAGAACATCCTGGTGACCAGCGGTGGGCAAGTGAAGCTGGCGGACTTCGGCCTGGCCCGGATCTACAGCTGCCAGATGGCCCTGACCCCTGTG GTGGTTACCTTGTGGTACCGTGCCCCGGAAGTGCTGCTCCAGTCGACCTACGCCACCCCGGTGGACATGTGGAGCGTCGGCTGCATCTTTGCCGAGATGTTCCGGCgaaa GCCCCTCTTCTGTGGCAACTCAGAAGCCGACCAGCTGGGCAAGATTTTTGA CATGATCGGGCTCCCGGCAGAGGACGACTGGCCCCTGGATGTGGCCCTGCCACACTGCGCCTTCACGGCACGCTCCCCACAGCCTGTGGAGATGTTTGTGCCAGAGATGGAGAAGCTGGGAGCGCAGCTTCTCTTG GAGATGCTGACCTTTAACCCCTACCAGCGGATCTCGGCCTTCAACGCACTGCATCACCTTTACCTCCAGGACAAGAGCCTGGTGGAGGGGTAa